Within the Acidimicrobiia bacterium genome, the region CGAGTACCGCGAGGTCGAGCTCAGCGGGTCCGTCGACGCGCAGGACGAGCGGGCACCCCGCGTCGGCCGCGACGCGCGTCAGCGCGATCGTGTTCGACGAGTTCGCGCTGCCGATCACGATCACCGCGTCGGCGTCGCGTGCGATGCGCTGCAGCGCGGCTTGCCGGTTGGTCGTCGCGAAGCAGAGGTCGTCGCGCGACGCGGTCCACAACGACGGCACGTGCTCGCGCGTGCGCTCGAGCAGTCCCTGCCACTCGGTGTGCGAGAGCGTCGTCTGCGCGAGCATCGCGACACCGGCGTCGGCGTCGAGCCCGCGCAGAGCGTCATCGAGCCCGGCCTCGTTCTCGACGAGTCGAATCGACTCGGGCGCGACCGCGACGGTGCCGACCGCCTCGTCGTGTCCCGCATGGCCGACGTAGAGGACGCGGTAGCCCTTCTGCGCGCGCACCTTCGCCTCGTGGTGCACCTTGGTGACGAGCGGGCACACCGCGTTCACGACGTAGCGATTGCGCGAGCGGGCCTCGGCGACGACCTCGGGCGCGGAGCCGTGGGCCGACAGCATGAGCGGCGCACCCTCGGGCACTTCCGACAGGTCGTCGACGAAGATCACGCCGAGGTCGCGGAACCGGTCGACGACGACCCGGTTGTGCACGATCTCGTGGTAGCAGTAGACGGGCGGCTCGAAGGCGCGCACCATCCACGCGAGCGCCTTGATCGCCATCTCCACGCCGGCACAGAAGCCCCGCGGCTCGGCCAGCAACACCTGCTCCACGGCCACGAAACCAGGATACGAGCGGACGCGCGACCGGCTGGGCTCGGGAGCCTCGGCGCGAGTCACTCCACACGGCCGAAGGCGTGAGCGGAGCGAGCGTCGAGGCTCGCCCGCGAGCCGTGCGAGCCCGCGACCCGGAAGGGAGCCGGTGAAGGAGCGAGTGAGACCGCTCCGTAGACTGGTCGGCCGTGCCACCCGCCCGTGTCGTCGCCGTCACCTCCGAGTCCTACGCCGCAACCGCGGGACTCCTCGCGGGCGACGAGATCCTCACGGTCAACGGCGAGGACCTGCGCGACGTCATCCGCTACCAGCTGCAGGTCGACGAGCCCGTCGTCGAGCTCGAAGTGCGTCGTGGCGGGCTCGAGCGGACGGTCGTCGTCGACAAGCCCGCGGGTGCTCCGCTCGGGCTCGAGCTCGCGAGCGCGGTGTTCGACCGCGTGCGCACCTGCGACAACCACTGCCCGTTCTGCTTCATCTACCAATTGCCGAAGGGCATGCGGAAGAGCCTGTCGTTGAAGGACGACGACTACCGGCTCTCGTTCCTCTACGGGAACTTCACGACGCTCACACGATTCACCGAGGCCGACCTCGAACGCGTCGTGACCGAGAAGCTCAGTCCCCTGTACGTGAGCATCCACGCGACCGACCCCGACGTGCGCACGCGTCTGCTGCGCAACCGGCGCGGGGCGACGAGCCTGCGCTGGCTCGCGCAACTGCTCGCGGCGGGCGTCGAGGTGCACGGTCAGGTGGTCGTGTGCCCGGGCCTCAACGACGGCGACGTCCTCGAGGACACGATGCTCGGGATCCTCGACCGATTCCCCGAGCTCGCGTCCGTCGGAGTCGTGCCGCTCGGTGTGAGCGCGCACTCGCGTGAGCCGGAGCTGCGGTTCCACACACCTGCGGAGGTCGCGCGCACGCTCGACACCGTCGAGCACTGGCAGGAGGTGTTCCGGCGCGCGCTCGGCCGGCGCGTGGTGTTCGCGTCCGACGAGTACTACCTGCTCGCCGGACGCCCGTTCCCCGACGCCGCGCACTACGAAGGCTTCGTGCAGCACGAGAACGGCATCGGCATGGCGCGCGCGTTCACCGACGAAGTGCGCGACGCGCTCGACGGTGGCGACGGCATCGGTCGCCGGCCGCGTGCGGGCTTCTTCGCGTGGGTCGACGGTGCGCCCGCCGACGGCTACCGCGCGCCGCGCACCACCAAGGCCGGCACGGTCGTCGGGACGCCGGGCGCGCGTCGTATCGCCATCCTCACCGGTGAGCTCGGCGCACCGGTGCTCGCGCCGCTCGTCGACGACCTCACCGCGCACGCG harbors:
- a CDS encoding DUF512 domain-containing protein; this translates as MPPARVVAVTSESYAATAGLLAGDEILTVNGEDLRDVIRYQLQVDEPVVELEVRRGGLERTVVVDKPAGAPLGLELASAVFDRVRTCDNHCPFCFIYQLPKGMRKSLSLKDDDYRLSFLYGNFTTLTRFTEADLERVVTEKLSPLYVSIHATDPDVRTRLLRNRRGATSLRWLAQLLAAGVEVHGQVVVCPGLNDGDVLEDTMLGILDRFPELASVGVVPLGVSAHSREPELRFHTPAEVARTLDTVEHWQEVFRRALGRRVVFASDEYYLLAGRPFPDAAHYEGFVQHENGIGMARAFTDEVRDALDGGDGIGRRPRAGFFAWVDGAPADGYRAPRTTKAGTVVGTPGARRIAILTGELGAPVLAPLVDDLTAHAGTDVRLLTVRNDFFGGNIGVTGLMTGADIGAALESQPEHDRYLLPDVALSQGRFLDGTTLAQLPRVVEAIPTDGRALVEALQPSVTPSPAPLRVADSHVRWRASTLAPLAPSAAWESATAERE
- the ispH gene encoding 4-hydroxy-3-methylbut-2-enyl diphosphate reductase yields the protein MAVEQVLLAEPRGFCAGVEMAIKALAWMVRAFEPPVYCYHEIVHNRVVVDRFRDLGVIFVDDLSEVPEGAPLMLSAHGSAPEVVAEARSRNRYVVNAVCPLVTKVHHEAKVRAQKGYRVLYVGHAGHDEAVGTVAVAPESIRLVENEAGLDDALRGLDADAGVAMLAQTTLSHTEWQGLLERTREHVPSLWTASRDDLCFATTNRQAALQRIARDADAVIVIGSANSSNTIALTRVAADAGCPLVLRVDGPAELDLAVLGDARVVGVTAGASAPEELVDGVIALLDPRAGVTHVRVTDEDEYFPPPRELRELLPAFDAAAAFVVGGDPRRARDAGGPFGADRSIDASDVLTDLG